From Candidatus Thermoplasmatota archaeon, the proteins below share one genomic window:
- the cysC gene encoding adenylyl-sulfate kinase → MWLTGIEAAGKTTIGGLVADKLRAMGAEVEVLDGDEIRRALSPRLGYTEEDRDEHTRRVAWVAALLARHGVFAVVGAVSPRRAHRGRARALAPAFAEVWVKATVETAAKRDPKGLYAKAARGEVKDLASLHTGYEEPEAPDVVCDTDVEDAEACAARVVDHVVGRGWVKVAVP, encoded by the coding sequence AAGACCACGATCGGCGGCCTCGTCGCCGACAAGCTCCGGGCGATGGGCGCCGAGGTCGAGGTCCTCGACGGGGACGAGATCCGCCGCGCGCTCTCGCCGCGCCTCGGCTACACCGAGGAGGACCGGGACGAGCACACGCGCCGCGTCGCGTGGGTCGCCGCGCTCCTTGCGCGGCACGGCGTCTTCGCCGTCGTGGGCGCCGTCTCCCCGCGGCGCGCGCACCGCGGACGCGCGCGGGCCCTCGCGCCGGCCTTCGCCGAGGTCTGGGTGAAGGCGACCGTCGAGACGGCCGCGAAGCGCGACCCGAAAGGGCTCTACGCGAAAGCCGCGCGCGGCGAGGTCAAGGACCTCGCGTCGCTCCATACCGGCTACGAGGAGCCCGAGGCGCCGGACGTCGTGTGCGACACGGACGTCGAGGACGCGGAAGCGTGCGCGGCCCGCGTCGTCGACCACGTGGTCGGCCGCGGCTGGGTCAAGGTCGCCGTTCCTTGA